One Halichoerus grypus chromosome 1, mHalGry1.hap1.1, whole genome shotgun sequence genomic region harbors:
- the ZBTB47 gene encoding zinc finger and BTB domain-containing protein 47 isoform X1, with protein sequence MLLVEKTTDSPAAEFSLVEDVALHFACLMGRLNEQRLFQPDLCDVDLVLVPQRSVFPAHKGVLAAYSQFFHSLFTQNKQLQRVELSLEALAPGGLQQILNFIYTSKLLVNAANVHEVLSAASLLQMADIAASCQELLDARSLGPPGPSAVALAQPAAGCTPAAPPYYCDIKQEADAPGLPKIYAREGPDPYSVRVEDGAGTAGGTAPAAIGPAQPFFKEEKEGGVQEAGGPPGSLCKLEGGEGLEEELGGSGTYSRREQSQIIVEVNLNNQTLHVSTGPEGKPGTTTGPATVVLGREDGLQRHSEDEDEDEEEEEEEEEEEEEEEEGGGSGGEEEEEEGGSQGEEEDEEEEGHSEQEEEEEEEEEGHSEQDQESSEEEEEEEEGGEAGSRQGPAGRRGSRAEPPPHSRMATRSRENARRRGPPEPEEARPRGGKRPKPAPGGASAAARGPQATDGLGAKVKLEEKQHHPCQKCPRVFNNRWYLEKHMNVTHSRMQICDQCGKRFLLESELLLHRQTDCERNIQCVTCGKAFKKLWSLHEHNKIVHGYAEKKFSCEICEKKFYTMAHVRKHMVAHTKDMPFTCETCGKSFKRSMSLKVHSLQHSGEKPFRCENCNERFQYKYQLRSHMSIHIGHKQFMCQWCGKDFNMKQYFDEHMKTHTGEKPYICEICGKSFTSRPNMKRHRRTHTGEKPYPCDVCGQRFRFSNMLKAHKEKCFRVSHPLASDGPASGPGLSPAQPPAHTLPLLPGLPQTLPPPPHLPPPPPLFSTTATSGGRMSANN encoded by the exons ATG TTGCTGGTTGAGAAGACAACAGACTCACCGGCGGCTGAGTTCTCGCTGGTGGAGGACGTGGCCCTGCACTTCGCCTGCTTGATGGGCCGCCTGAACGAGCAGCGCCTCTTCCAGCCTGACCTCTGCGACGTGGACCTGGTGCTGGTGCCCCAGCGCAGCGTCTTCCCGGCGCACAAGGGCGTGCTGGCCGCCTACAGCCAGTTCTTCCACTCGCTCTTCACGCAGAACAAGCAGCTGCAGCGCGTCGAGCTGTCCCTAGAGGCGCTGGCCCCCGGTGGCCTGCAGCAGATCCTCAACTTCATCTACACCTCCAAGCTGCTGGTCAACGCGGCCAACGTCCACGAGGTGCTCAGTGCCGCCTCGTTGCTGCAGATGGCCGACATCGCCGCGTCCTGCCAGGAGCTGCTGGACGCCCGCTCCCTAGGCCCCCCCGGCCCCAGCGCTGTGGCCCTAGCCCAGCCGGCCGCCGGCTGCACCCCGGCCGCACCACCCTACTACTGCGACATCAAGCAGGAGGCGGACGCCCCGGGCCTGCCGAAGATCTATGCCCGTGAGGGCCCCGACCCCTACTCTGTGCGTGTCGAGGACGGGGCAGGGACCGCGGGGGGCACGGCACCTGCCGCCATCGGGCCAGCTCAGCCCTTCttcaaggaggagaaggagggtggCGTGCAAGAGGCCGGCGGGCCCCCCGGCAGCCTCTGCaagctggagggtggggaggggctggaggaagagcTGGGGGGTTCTGGCACCTACAGCCGCCGGGAGCAGTCCCAGATCATCGTGGAGGTGAACCTCAACAACCAGACTCTGCACGTGTCCACGGGGCCCGAGGGCAAGCCGGGCACCACTACGGGCCCGGCCACCGTGGTGCTGGGCCGGGAGGACGGGCTGCAGAGACACTCggaggacgaggacgaggacgaggaggaggaggaggaggaggaagaggaggaggaggaggaagaagagggtggTGGCagcggaggggaggaggaggaggaggagggtggcagtcagggagaggaggaagacgaggaggaggaagggcacagcgagcaggaggaggaagaggaggaggaagaggaagggcacAGTGAGCAGGATCAAGAGagctcagaggaggaggaagaggaggaagagggcggggaggcggggagcCGGCAGGGGCCAGCGGGGCGGCGGGGCAGCAGggcagagccccctccccacagtCGCATGGCCACGCGGTCTCGAGAGAACGCCCGACGCCGAGGCCCCCCTGAGCCTGAGGAGGCCAGGCCGCGGGGCGGGAAGAGGCCCAAGCCCGCTCCGGGGGGAGCCTCTGCAGCGGCCCGAGGGCCACAGGCCACTGACGGGCTGGGGGCCAAGGTGAAGCTGGAAGAGAAGCAGCACCACCCGTGCCAGAAGTGCCCTCGCGTCTTCAACAACCGCTGGTACCTGGAGAAGCACATGAACGTGACCCACAGCCGCATGCAGATCTGCGACCAGTGCGGCAAGCGCTTCCTGCTGGAGAGCGAGCTGCTACTGCACCGGCAGACGGACTGCGAGCGCAACATCCAG TGTGTGACGTGTGGCAAAGCTTTTAAGAAGCTCTGGTCCCTCCACGAGCACAACAAGATCGTGCATGGCTATGCAGAGAAGAAGTTCTCATGTGAGATCTGCGAGAAGAAGTTCTACACCATGGCCCACGTGCGCAAGCACATGGTTG CCCACACCAAGGACATGCCCTTCACTTGCGAGACCTGTGGGAAGTCCTTCAAACGAAGCATGTCTCTCAAAGTGCACTCGCTGCAGCACTCTGGGGAGAAGCCCTTCCGATGTGAG aACTGCAATGAGCGCTTCCAGTACAAGTACCAGCTGCGGTCCCACATGAGCATCCACATCGGCCACAAGCAGTTCATGTGCCAGTGGTGCGGCAAGGACTTCAACATGAAGCAGTACTTCGATGAGCACATGAAGACCCACACAG GGGAGAAGCCGTACATCTGTGAGATCTGCGGCAAGAGCTTCACCAGCCGACCCAACATGAAGCGGCACCGGCGCACAcacacgggcgagaagccgtACCCCTGCGACGTCTGCGGCCAGCGCTTCCGCTTCTCCAACATGCTCAAGGCCCACAAGGAGAAATGCTTCCGCGTCAGTCACCCCCTGGCCAGCGACGGCCCCGCTTCGGGCCCAGGCCTGTCCCCGGCCCAGCCCCCGGCTCACACGCTGCCCCTGCTCCCGGGGCTGCCCCAGAccctgccgcccccaccccacctgccgcCCCCACCGCCACTCTTCTCTACCACTGCCACTTCCGGCGGGAGGATGAGCGCCAACAACTGA
- the ZBTB47 gene encoding zinc finger and BTB domain-containing protein 47 isoform X2, whose protein sequence is MLLVEKTTDSPAAEFSLVEDVALHFACLMGRLNEQRLFQPDLCDVDLVLVPQRSVFPAHKGVLAAYSQFFHSLFTQNKQLQRVELSLEALAPGGLQQILNFIYTSKLLVNAANVHEVLSAASLLQMADIAASCQELLDARSLGPPGPSAVALAQPAAGCTPAAPPYYCDIKQEADAPGLPKIYAREGPDPYSVRVEDGAGTAGGTAPAAIGPAQPFFKEEKEGGVQEAGGPPGSLCKLEGGEGLEEELGGSGTYSRREQSQIIVEVNLNNQTLHVSTGPEGKPGTTTGPATVVLGREDGLQRHSEDEDEDEEEEEEEEEEEEEEEEGGGSGGEEEEEEGGSQGEEEDEEEEGHSEQEEEEEEEEEGHSEQDQESSEEEEEEEEGGEAGSRQGPAGRRGSRAEPPPHSRMATRSRENARRRGPPEPEEARPRGGKRPKPAPGGASAAARGPQATDGLGAKVKLEEKQHHPCQKCPRVFNNRWYLEKHMNVTHSRMQICDQCGKRFLLESELLLHRQTDCERNIQCVTCGKAFKKLWSLHEHNKIVHGYAEKKFSCEICEKKFYTMAHVRKHMVAHTKDMPFTCETCGKSFKRSMSLKVHSLQHSGEKPFRCENCNERFQYKYQLRSHMSIHIGHKQFMCQWCGKDFNMKQYFDEHMKTHTGEKPYICEICGKSFTSRPNMKRHRRTHTGEKPYPCDVCGQRFRFSNMLKAHKEKCFRFLGAYRFCVPRLCHNCDSPHKCTHSRCPSAPSRHCLSRTRAHTWTGRFPPAVMEAAASW, encoded by the exons ATG TTGCTGGTTGAGAAGACAACAGACTCACCGGCGGCTGAGTTCTCGCTGGTGGAGGACGTGGCCCTGCACTTCGCCTGCTTGATGGGCCGCCTGAACGAGCAGCGCCTCTTCCAGCCTGACCTCTGCGACGTGGACCTGGTGCTGGTGCCCCAGCGCAGCGTCTTCCCGGCGCACAAGGGCGTGCTGGCCGCCTACAGCCAGTTCTTCCACTCGCTCTTCACGCAGAACAAGCAGCTGCAGCGCGTCGAGCTGTCCCTAGAGGCGCTGGCCCCCGGTGGCCTGCAGCAGATCCTCAACTTCATCTACACCTCCAAGCTGCTGGTCAACGCGGCCAACGTCCACGAGGTGCTCAGTGCCGCCTCGTTGCTGCAGATGGCCGACATCGCCGCGTCCTGCCAGGAGCTGCTGGACGCCCGCTCCCTAGGCCCCCCCGGCCCCAGCGCTGTGGCCCTAGCCCAGCCGGCCGCCGGCTGCACCCCGGCCGCACCACCCTACTACTGCGACATCAAGCAGGAGGCGGACGCCCCGGGCCTGCCGAAGATCTATGCCCGTGAGGGCCCCGACCCCTACTCTGTGCGTGTCGAGGACGGGGCAGGGACCGCGGGGGGCACGGCACCTGCCGCCATCGGGCCAGCTCAGCCCTTCttcaaggaggagaaggagggtggCGTGCAAGAGGCCGGCGGGCCCCCCGGCAGCCTCTGCaagctggagggtggggaggggctggaggaagagcTGGGGGGTTCTGGCACCTACAGCCGCCGGGAGCAGTCCCAGATCATCGTGGAGGTGAACCTCAACAACCAGACTCTGCACGTGTCCACGGGGCCCGAGGGCAAGCCGGGCACCACTACGGGCCCGGCCACCGTGGTGCTGGGCCGGGAGGACGGGCTGCAGAGACACTCggaggacgaggacgaggacgaggaggaggaggaggaggaggaagaggaggaggaggaggaagaagagggtggTGGCagcggaggggaggaggaggaggaggagggtggcagtcagggagaggaggaagacgaggaggaggaagggcacagcgagcaggaggaggaagaggaggaggaagaggaagggcacAGTGAGCAGGATCAAGAGagctcagaggaggaggaagaggaggaagagggcggggaggcggggagcCGGCAGGGGCCAGCGGGGCGGCGGGGCAGCAGggcagagccccctccccacagtCGCATGGCCACGCGGTCTCGAGAGAACGCCCGACGCCGAGGCCCCCCTGAGCCTGAGGAGGCCAGGCCGCGGGGCGGGAAGAGGCCCAAGCCCGCTCCGGGGGGAGCCTCTGCAGCGGCCCGAGGGCCACAGGCCACTGACGGGCTGGGGGCCAAGGTGAAGCTGGAAGAGAAGCAGCACCACCCGTGCCAGAAGTGCCCTCGCGTCTTCAACAACCGCTGGTACCTGGAGAAGCACATGAACGTGACCCACAGCCGCATGCAGATCTGCGACCAGTGCGGCAAGCGCTTCCTGCTGGAGAGCGAGCTGCTACTGCACCGGCAGACGGACTGCGAGCGCAACATCCAG TGTGTGACGTGTGGCAAAGCTTTTAAGAAGCTCTGGTCCCTCCACGAGCACAACAAGATCGTGCATGGCTATGCAGAGAAGAAGTTCTCATGTGAGATCTGCGAGAAGAAGTTCTACACCATGGCCCACGTGCGCAAGCACATGGTTG CCCACACCAAGGACATGCCCTTCACTTGCGAGACCTGTGGGAAGTCCTTCAAACGAAGCATGTCTCTCAAAGTGCACTCGCTGCAGCACTCTGGGGAGAAGCCCTTCCGATGTGAG aACTGCAATGAGCGCTTCCAGTACAAGTACCAGCTGCGGTCCCACATGAGCATCCACATCGGCCACAAGCAGTTCATGTGCCAGTGGTGCGGCAAGGACTTCAACATGAAGCAGTACTTCGATGAGCACATGAAGACCCACACAG GGGAGAAGCCGTACATCTGTGAGATCTGCGGCAAGAGCTTCACCAGCCGACCCAACATGAAGCGGCACCGGCGCACAcacacgggcgagaagccgtACCCCTGCGACGTCTGCGGCCAGCGCTTCCGCTTCTCCAACATGCTCAAGGCCCACAAGGAGAAATGCTTCCGC
- the ZBTB47 gene encoding zinc finger and BTB domain-containing protein 47 isoform X6: protein MLLVEKTTDSPAAEFSLVEDVALHFACLMGRLNEQRLFQPDLCDVDLVLVPQRSVFPAHKGVLAAYSQFFHSLFTQNKQLQRVELSLEALAPGGLQQILNFIYTSKLLVNAANVHEVLSAASLLQMADIAASCQELLDARSLGPPGPSAVALAQPAAGCTPAAPPYYCDIKQEADAPGLPKIYAREGPDPYSVRVEDGAGTAGGTAPAAIGPAQPFFKEEKEGGVQEAGGPPGSLCKLEGGEGLEEELGGSGTYSRREQSQIIVEVNLNNQTLHVSTGPEGKPGTTTGPATVVLGREDGLQRHSEDEDEDEEEEEEEEEEEEEEEEGGGSGGEEEEEEGGSQGEEEDEEEEGHSEQEEEEEEEEEGHSEQDQESSEEEEEEEEGGEAGSRQGPAGRRGSRAEPPPHSRMATRSRENARRRGPPEPEEARPRGGKRPKPAPGGASAAARGPQATDGLGAKVKLEEKQHHPCQKCPRVFNNRWYLEKHMNVTHSRMQICDQCGKRFLLESELLLHRQTDCERNIQCVTCGKAFKKLWSLHEHNKIVHGYAEKKFSCEICEKKFYTMAHVRKHMVAHTKDMPFTCETCGKSFKRSMSLKVHSLQHSGEKPFRCENCNERFQYKYQLRSHMSIHIGHKQFMCQWCGKDFNMKQYFDEHMKTHTGEKPYICEICGKSFTSRPNMKRHRRTHTGEKPYPCDVCGQRFRFSNMLKAHKEKCFR from the exons ATG TTGCTGGTTGAGAAGACAACAGACTCACCGGCGGCTGAGTTCTCGCTGGTGGAGGACGTGGCCCTGCACTTCGCCTGCTTGATGGGCCGCCTGAACGAGCAGCGCCTCTTCCAGCCTGACCTCTGCGACGTGGACCTGGTGCTGGTGCCCCAGCGCAGCGTCTTCCCGGCGCACAAGGGCGTGCTGGCCGCCTACAGCCAGTTCTTCCACTCGCTCTTCACGCAGAACAAGCAGCTGCAGCGCGTCGAGCTGTCCCTAGAGGCGCTGGCCCCCGGTGGCCTGCAGCAGATCCTCAACTTCATCTACACCTCCAAGCTGCTGGTCAACGCGGCCAACGTCCACGAGGTGCTCAGTGCCGCCTCGTTGCTGCAGATGGCCGACATCGCCGCGTCCTGCCAGGAGCTGCTGGACGCCCGCTCCCTAGGCCCCCCCGGCCCCAGCGCTGTGGCCCTAGCCCAGCCGGCCGCCGGCTGCACCCCGGCCGCACCACCCTACTACTGCGACATCAAGCAGGAGGCGGACGCCCCGGGCCTGCCGAAGATCTATGCCCGTGAGGGCCCCGACCCCTACTCTGTGCGTGTCGAGGACGGGGCAGGGACCGCGGGGGGCACGGCACCTGCCGCCATCGGGCCAGCTCAGCCCTTCttcaaggaggagaaggagggtggCGTGCAAGAGGCCGGCGGGCCCCCCGGCAGCCTCTGCaagctggagggtggggaggggctggaggaagagcTGGGGGGTTCTGGCACCTACAGCCGCCGGGAGCAGTCCCAGATCATCGTGGAGGTGAACCTCAACAACCAGACTCTGCACGTGTCCACGGGGCCCGAGGGCAAGCCGGGCACCACTACGGGCCCGGCCACCGTGGTGCTGGGCCGGGAGGACGGGCTGCAGAGACACTCggaggacgaggacgaggacgaggaggaggaggaggaggaggaagaggaggaggaggaggaagaagagggtggTGGCagcggaggggaggaggaggaggaggagggtggcagtcagggagaggaggaagacgaggaggaggaagggcacagcgagcaggaggaggaagaggaggaggaagaggaagggcacAGTGAGCAGGATCAAGAGagctcagaggaggaggaagaggaggaagagggcggggaggcggggagcCGGCAGGGGCCAGCGGGGCGGCGGGGCAGCAGggcagagccccctccccacagtCGCATGGCCACGCGGTCTCGAGAGAACGCCCGACGCCGAGGCCCCCCTGAGCCTGAGGAGGCCAGGCCGCGGGGCGGGAAGAGGCCCAAGCCCGCTCCGGGGGGAGCCTCTGCAGCGGCCCGAGGGCCACAGGCCACTGACGGGCTGGGGGCCAAGGTGAAGCTGGAAGAGAAGCAGCACCACCCGTGCCAGAAGTGCCCTCGCGTCTTCAACAACCGCTGGTACCTGGAGAAGCACATGAACGTGACCCACAGCCGCATGCAGATCTGCGACCAGTGCGGCAAGCGCTTCCTGCTGGAGAGCGAGCTGCTACTGCACCGGCAGACGGACTGCGAGCGCAACATCCAG TGTGTGACGTGTGGCAAAGCTTTTAAGAAGCTCTGGTCCCTCCACGAGCACAACAAGATCGTGCATGGCTATGCAGAGAAGAAGTTCTCATGTGAGATCTGCGAGAAGAAGTTCTACACCATGGCCCACGTGCGCAAGCACATGGTTG CCCACACCAAGGACATGCCCTTCACTTGCGAGACCTGTGGGAAGTCCTTCAAACGAAGCATGTCTCTCAAAGTGCACTCGCTGCAGCACTCTGGGGAGAAGCCCTTCCGATGTGAG aACTGCAATGAGCGCTTCCAGTACAAGTACCAGCTGCGGTCCCACATGAGCATCCACATCGGCCACAAGCAGTTCATGTGCCAGTGGTGCGGCAAGGACTTCAACATGAAGCAGTACTTCGATGAGCACATGAAGACCCACACAG GGGAGAAGCCGTACATCTGTGAGATCTGCGGCAAGAGCTTCACCAGCCGACCCAACATGAAGCGGCACCGGCGCACAcacacgggcgagaagccgtACCCCTGCGACGTCTGCGGCCAGCGCTTCCGCTTCTCCAACATGCTCAAGGCCCACAAGGAGAAATGCTTCCGC tga
- the ZBTB47 gene encoding zinc finger and BTB domain-containing protein 47 isoform X4 produces the protein MLLVEKTTDSPAAEFSLVEDVALHFACLMGRLNEQRLFQPDLCDVDLVLVPQRSVFPAHKGVLAAYSQFFHSLFTQNKQLQRVELSLEALAPGGLQQILNFIYTSKLLVNAANVHEVLSAASLLQMADIAASCQELLDARSLGPPGPSAVALAQPAAGCTPAAPPYYCDIKQEADAPGLPKIYAREGPDPYSVRVEDGAGTAGGTAPAAIGPAQPFFKEEKEGGVQEAGGPPGSLCKLEGGEGLEEELGGSGTYSRREQSQIIVEVNLNNQTLHVSTGPEGKPGTTTGPATVVLGREDGLQRHSEDEDEDEEEEEEEEEEEEEEEEGGGSGGEEEEEEGGSQGEEEDEEEEGHSEQEEEEEEEEEGHSEQDQESSEEEEEEEEGGEAGSRQGPAGRRGSRAEPPPHSRMATRSRENARRRGPPEPEEARPRGGKRPKPAPGGASAAARGPQATDGLGAKVKLEEKQHHPCQKCPRVFNNRWYLEKHMNVTHSRMQICDQCGKRFLLESELLLHRQTDCERNIQCVTCGKAFKKLWSLHEHNKIVHGYAEKKFSCEICEKKFYTMAHVRKHMVAHTKDMPFTCETCGKSFKRSMSLKVHSLQHSGEKPFRCENCNERFQYKYQLRSHMSIHIGHKQFMCQWCGKDFNMKQYFDEHMKTHTGEKPYICEICGKSFTSRPNMKRHRRTHTGEKPYPCDVCGQRFRFSNMLKAHKEKCFRRAGDHPNTASSSSSPLESRAARRPWCAQK, from the exons ATG TTGCTGGTTGAGAAGACAACAGACTCACCGGCGGCTGAGTTCTCGCTGGTGGAGGACGTGGCCCTGCACTTCGCCTGCTTGATGGGCCGCCTGAACGAGCAGCGCCTCTTCCAGCCTGACCTCTGCGACGTGGACCTGGTGCTGGTGCCCCAGCGCAGCGTCTTCCCGGCGCACAAGGGCGTGCTGGCCGCCTACAGCCAGTTCTTCCACTCGCTCTTCACGCAGAACAAGCAGCTGCAGCGCGTCGAGCTGTCCCTAGAGGCGCTGGCCCCCGGTGGCCTGCAGCAGATCCTCAACTTCATCTACACCTCCAAGCTGCTGGTCAACGCGGCCAACGTCCACGAGGTGCTCAGTGCCGCCTCGTTGCTGCAGATGGCCGACATCGCCGCGTCCTGCCAGGAGCTGCTGGACGCCCGCTCCCTAGGCCCCCCCGGCCCCAGCGCTGTGGCCCTAGCCCAGCCGGCCGCCGGCTGCACCCCGGCCGCACCACCCTACTACTGCGACATCAAGCAGGAGGCGGACGCCCCGGGCCTGCCGAAGATCTATGCCCGTGAGGGCCCCGACCCCTACTCTGTGCGTGTCGAGGACGGGGCAGGGACCGCGGGGGGCACGGCACCTGCCGCCATCGGGCCAGCTCAGCCCTTCttcaaggaggagaaggagggtggCGTGCAAGAGGCCGGCGGGCCCCCCGGCAGCCTCTGCaagctggagggtggggaggggctggaggaagagcTGGGGGGTTCTGGCACCTACAGCCGCCGGGAGCAGTCCCAGATCATCGTGGAGGTGAACCTCAACAACCAGACTCTGCACGTGTCCACGGGGCCCGAGGGCAAGCCGGGCACCACTACGGGCCCGGCCACCGTGGTGCTGGGCCGGGAGGACGGGCTGCAGAGACACTCggaggacgaggacgaggacgaggaggaggaggaggaggaggaagaggaggaggaggaggaagaagagggtggTGGCagcggaggggaggaggaggaggaggagggtggcagtcagggagaggaggaagacgaggaggaggaagggcacagcgagcaggaggaggaagaggaggaggaagaggaagggcacAGTGAGCAGGATCAAGAGagctcagaggaggaggaagaggaggaagagggcggggaggcggggagcCGGCAGGGGCCAGCGGGGCGGCGGGGCAGCAGggcagagccccctccccacagtCGCATGGCCACGCGGTCTCGAGAGAACGCCCGACGCCGAGGCCCCCCTGAGCCTGAGGAGGCCAGGCCGCGGGGCGGGAAGAGGCCCAAGCCCGCTCCGGGGGGAGCCTCTGCAGCGGCCCGAGGGCCACAGGCCACTGACGGGCTGGGGGCCAAGGTGAAGCTGGAAGAGAAGCAGCACCACCCGTGCCAGAAGTGCCCTCGCGTCTTCAACAACCGCTGGTACCTGGAGAAGCACATGAACGTGACCCACAGCCGCATGCAGATCTGCGACCAGTGCGGCAAGCGCTTCCTGCTGGAGAGCGAGCTGCTACTGCACCGGCAGACGGACTGCGAGCGCAACATCCAG TGTGTGACGTGTGGCAAAGCTTTTAAGAAGCTCTGGTCCCTCCACGAGCACAACAAGATCGTGCATGGCTATGCAGAGAAGAAGTTCTCATGTGAGATCTGCGAGAAGAAGTTCTACACCATGGCCCACGTGCGCAAGCACATGGTTG CCCACACCAAGGACATGCCCTTCACTTGCGAGACCTGTGGGAAGTCCTTCAAACGAAGCATGTCTCTCAAAGTGCACTCGCTGCAGCACTCTGGGGAGAAGCCCTTCCGATGTGAG aACTGCAATGAGCGCTTCCAGTACAAGTACCAGCTGCGGTCCCACATGAGCATCCACATCGGCCACAAGCAGTTCATGTGCCAGTGGTGCGGCAAGGACTTCAACATGAAGCAGTACTTCGATGAGCACATGAAGACCCACACAG GGGAGAAGCCGTACATCTGTGAGATCTGCGGCAAGAGCTTCACCAGCCGACCCAACATGAAGCGGCACCGGCGCACAcacacgggcgagaagccgtACCCCTGCGACGTCTGCGGCCAGCGCTTCCGCTTCTCCAACATGCTCAAGGCCCACAAGGAGAAATGCTTCCGC